One genomic segment of Brachyhypopomus gauderio isolate BG-103 chromosome 19, BGAUD_0.2, whole genome shotgun sequence includes these proteins:
- the gprc6a gene encoding G-protein coupled receptor family C group 6 member A isoform X1: MFYLLWTSLMFLLGTEPVSMASTRESSTPGAVAPGTILIGGLFPIHDGVDNTGNLSVPQIPVCTGFSQSGLTQSLAMIHAVEKVNNSPLLKHVGVTLGYNIRDTCSDVTTALRDTADFIKKHLDCLATPSSLLYTQPMMAVIGAYSSEMTIAVARELNLELIPQISYASTADILSDKSRFPAFSRTVPSDVHQTNAMVKLLLANSWNWVGVVTTDGDYGRSAMDSFVSQALEVGICVAFKEVLPDSVTNKKKLHSAISHAIQTIHTNSKVKVVVSFAKPEHMSSLFRGLVQHQEAQHVWVASDNWSTFGDVLRHEDLYHIGWVVGFSFKSRDVTPFKEYLRSLDENSEENNSFLEEFYSRFRDSHNTSDVNVSALTDQLIRTTPSGVVYSIELAVNAIAQAVAKLCSNRNCSDPEAIEPWELLPNLRNSTFQMDGESYTFDENGDVNLGYDVTLWEMAEGRLKTLNVVAEYHLVNKSLTITSLGLNITSRCSDSCEPGQFKKTTEGHHTCCYECSDCAENQYSNSTDMDQCYACDSSTEWAEPGSSMCMPKTLDYFPWSDGFAVVLLSLAGIGVLVVGLVSFLFFWYRESPVVKAAGGPLCHLILLSLLGSFVSVTFFVGKPTDTHCKVRQVLYGMSFTLCVSCILVKSLNILLAFQMKLLLQQVLRRLYKSYVVVCVCTALQGVICTSWLLLKSPHKTFTLYTKFILEECDEGSNEAFAVMLGYIALLALLCFIIAFQGRKLPEKYNEAKFITFGMLVYLMAWVIFIPIYINTDGKYLPAVEMVVILISNYGILSCHFLPKCYNIIFRKTYNTRDAFMKNIYEYSTKCTYNVGDMIQPEIQKCAGHSYYSTTSPPYITTIPAAETKLDTRPKLAYQNYTKTTTPQSQLELIRKRALSI; this comes from the exons ATGTTCTACCTGCTGTGGACCAGCCTGATGTTCCTCCTGGGAACGGAGCCCGTCAGCATGGCGTCCACTCGAGAGAGCAGCACTCCAGGAGCTGTGGCGCCTGGCACGATTCTCATTGGTGGCCTCTTTCCCATTCACGACGGCGTGGACAACACAGGGAATCTCTCTGTGCCCCAGATCCCAGTCTGTACGGG CTTCAGTCAGTCTGGACTAACGCAGTCTCTGGCCATGATCCACGCTGTGGAGAAAGTGAACAACTCCCCTTTACTGAAACACGTGGGAGTCACTCTGGGATACAACATCCGTGACACATGTTCCGATGTCACCACCGCTCTGCGCGATACTGCCGACTTCATCAAAAAGCACTTGGACTGCTTGGCCACCCCCAGCTCATTGCTGTATACCCAGCCCATGATGGCTGTGATCGGGGCGTACTCCTCCGAAATGACCATCGCCGTAGCAAGAGAACTTAACCTGGAGCTCATTCCACAG ATCAGTTACGCATCCACAGCTGACATTCTGAGTGATAAGAGTCGCTTTCCAGCATTCTCCCGGACCGTCCCCAGTGACGTGCACCAGACCAACGCCATGGTCAAGCTTCTCCTGGCCAACAGTTGGAACTGGGTGGGTGTGGTCACCACCGACGGAGACTACGGTCGCTCCGCCATGGACAGCTTTGTGTCACAGGCCCTGGAGGTAGGCATCTGCGTGGCCTTCAAAGAGGTCCTGCCCGACTCAGTCACCAACAAAAAGAAACTTCATTCTGCAATCAGCCATGCCATTCAGACCATCCACACCAACTCCAaagtgaaggtggtggtgtcgTTCGCCAAGCCAGAGCACATGAGCAGCCTGTTCAGAGGGCTGGTGCAGCACCAGGAGGCCCAGCACGTCTGGGTGGCCAGTGACAACTGGTCCACCTTCGGGGACGTGCTAAGGCATGAGGACCTGTACCACATTGGCTGGGTGGTGGGGTTCTCATTCAAGTCCAGAGATGTCACGCCCTTCAAAGAATATCTAAGGAGCCTGGATGAGAACAGTGAGGAGAATAACTCCTTCTTGGAAGAGTTCTATTCCAGATTCAGAGATTCCCATAATACCAGCGATGTCAATGTTTCAGCTTTAACAGATCAACTCATTAGGACCACTCCTTCAGGTGTGGTCTACAGCATTGAGTTGGCTGTGAATGCCATTGCACAGGCTGTGGCCAAACTGTGTAGTAACAGAAACTGCAGTGACCCTGAAGCCATAGAGCCTTGGGAG CTGCTGCCAAATCTGAGGAACAGCACTTTTCAGATGGATGGTGAATCATACACCTTTGATGAAAATGGAGACGTTAATCTGGGGTATGATGTCACCTTGTGGGAGATGGCTGAAGGAAGACTGAAAACTCTAAACGTGGTGGCCGAGTATCACCTGGTCAACAAGAGCTTGACCATCACCAGTCTGGGATTA AACATAACATCAAGGTGCTCAGACAGCTGTGAACCCGGCCAGTTCAAAAAAACCACAGAGGGCCACCACACCTGCTGCTATGAGTGCAGCGACTGTGCTGAAAACCAGTACTCCAACAGCACGG ACATGGACCAGTGCTACGCGTGTGACAGCAGCACAGAGTGGGCAGAGCCTGGGAGTTCGATGTGTATGCCAAAGACTCTGGATTACTTCCCCTGGAGTGACGGCTTTGCCGTGGTGCTGTTATCTCTGGCTGGTATTGGAGTGCTGGTGGTTGGCCTGGTGTCGTTCCTGTTCTTCTGGTACCGCGAGTCTCCCGTGGTCAAGGCTGCCGGCGGCCCCCTCTGCCACCTGATCCTCCTCTCCCTGCTGGGCAGCTTCGTGAGCGTGACGTTCTTTGTGGGGAAGCCGACCGACACTCACTGCAAAGTGAGGCAGGTGCTGTATGGGATGAGCTTCAcgctgtgtgtgtcctgcatcCTGGTGAAGTCCCTGAACATCCTGCTGGCCTTCCAGATGAAGCTGCTCCTGCAGCAGGTGCTACGGCGGCTCTACAAGTCCTACGTGGTCGTGTGTGTCTGCACGGCCCTGCAGGGAGTGATCTGCACCTCCTGGCTCCTCCTCAAGAGCCCACACAAAAccttcaccctctacaccaagTTCATCCTGGAAGAGTGTGACGAAGGGTCAAACGAGGCGTTTGCGGTGATGCTGGGATACATCGCTCTGCTGGCTCTTCTGTGCTTCATCATTGCTTTCCAGGGTCGGAAACTTCCAGAGAAATACAACGAAGCAAAGTTCATCACTTTCGGCATGCTGGTCTACCTTATGGCCTGGGTCATCTTCATTCCCATCTACATCAACACCGATGGGAAGTATCTACCTGCTGTGGAGATGGTGGTTATCCTCATCTCAAACTACGGCATTCTAAGCTGCCACTTCCTTCCAAAATGCTATAATATCATCTTCAGAAAGACCTACAACACCAGAGATGCCTTCATGAAGAACATTTATGAGTATTCTACAAAGTGCACCTATAATGTTGGGGACATGATCCAACCTGAGATACAGAAATGTGCAGGACATTCTTACTACTCCACAACAAGCCCACCATACATCACTACAATCCCAGCGGCAGAAACTAAACTGGATACGAGGCCCAAACTAGCATATCAAAACTACACAAAAACCACCACTCCCCAAAGCCAGCTTGAACTCATTCGGAAACGAGCATTAAGCATATAA
- the gprc6a gene encoding G-protein coupled receptor family C group 6 member A isoform X2 — protein sequence MCSFSQSGLTQSLAMIHAVEKVNNSPLLKHVGVTLGYNIRDTCSDVTTALRDTADFIKKHLDCLATPSSLLYTQPMMAVIGAYSSEMTIAVARELNLELIPQISYASTADILSDKSRFPAFSRTVPSDVHQTNAMVKLLLANSWNWVGVVTTDGDYGRSAMDSFVSQALEVGICVAFKEVLPDSVTNKKKLHSAISHAIQTIHTNSKVKVVVSFAKPEHMSSLFRGLVQHQEAQHVWVASDNWSTFGDVLRHEDLYHIGWVVGFSFKSRDVTPFKEYLRSLDENSEENNSFLEEFYSRFRDSHNTSDVNVSALTDQLIRTTPSGVVYSIELAVNAIAQAVAKLCSNRNCSDPEAIEPWELLPNLRNSTFQMDGESYTFDENGDVNLGYDVTLWEMAEGRLKTLNVVAEYHLVNKSLTITSLGLNITSRCSDSCEPGQFKKTTEGHHTCCYECSDCAENQYSNSTDMDQCYACDSSTEWAEPGSSMCMPKTLDYFPWSDGFAVVLLSLAGIGVLVVGLVSFLFFWYRESPVVKAAGGPLCHLILLSLLGSFVSVTFFVGKPTDTHCKVRQVLYGMSFTLCVSCILVKSLNILLAFQMKLLLQQVLRRLYKSYVVVCVCTALQGVICTSWLLLKSPHKTFTLYTKFILEECDEGSNEAFAVMLGYIALLALLCFIIAFQGRKLPEKYNEAKFITFGMLVYLMAWVIFIPIYINTDGKYLPAVEMVVILISNYGILSCHFLPKCYNIIFRKTYNTRDAFMKNIYEYSTKCTYNVGDMIQPEIQKCAGHSYYSTTSPPYITTIPAAETKLDTRPKLAYQNYTKTTTPQSQLELIRKRALSI from the exons ATGTGTAGCTTCAGTCAGTCTGGACTAACGCAGTCTCTGGCCATGATCCACGCTGTGGAGAAAGTGAACAACTCCCCTTTACTGAAACACGTGGGAGTCACTCTGGGATACAACATCCGTGACACATGTTCCGATGTCACCACCGCTCTGCGCGATACTGCCGACTTCATCAAAAAGCACTTGGACTGCTTGGCCACCCCCAGCTCATTGCTGTATACCCAGCCCATGATGGCTGTGATCGGGGCGTACTCCTCCGAAATGACCATCGCCGTAGCAAGAGAACTTAACCTGGAGCTCATTCCACAG ATCAGTTACGCATCCACAGCTGACATTCTGAGTGATAAGAGTCGCTTTCCAGCATTCTCCCGGACCGTCCCCAGTGACGTGCACCAGACCAACGCCATGGTCAAGCTTCTCCTGGCCAACAGTTGGAACTGGGTGGGTGTGGTCACCACCGACGGAGACTACGGTCGCTCCGCCATGGACAGCTTTGTGTCACAGGCCCTGGAGGTAGGCATCTGCGTGGCCTTCAAAGAGGTCCTGCCCGACTCAGTCACCAACAAAAAGAAACTTCATTCTGCAATCAGCCATGCCATTCAGACCATCCACACCAACTCCAaagtgaaggtggtggtgtcgTTCGCCAAGCCAGAGCACATGAGCAGCCTGTTCAGAGGGCTGGTGCAGCACCAGGAGGCCCAGCACGTCTGGGTGGCCAGTGACAACTGGTCCACCTTCGGGGACGTGCTAAGGCATGAGGACCTGTACCACATTGGCTGGGTGGTGGGGTTCTCATTCAAGTCCAGAGATGTCACGCCCTTCAAAGAATATCTAAGGAGCCTGGATGAGAACAGTGAGGAGAATAACTCCTTCTTGGAAGAGTTCTATTCCAGATTCAGAGATTCCCATAATACCAGCGATGTCAATGTTTCAGCTTTAACAGATCAACTCATTAGGACCACTCCTTCAGGTGTGGTCTACAGCATTGAGTTGGCTGTGAATGCCATTGCACAGGCTGTGGCCAAACTGTGTAGTAACAGAAACTGCAGTGACCCTGAAGCCATAGAGCCTTGGGAG CTGCTGCCAAATCTGAGGAACAGCACTTTTCAGATGGATGGTGAATCATACACCTTTGATGAAAATGGAGACGTTAATCTGGGGTATGATGTCACCTTGTGGGAGATGGCTGAAGGAAGACTGAAAACTCTAAACGTGGTGGCCGAGTATCACCTGGTCAACAAGAGCTTGACCATCACCAGTCTGGGATTA AACATAACATCAAGGTGCTCAGACAGCTGTGAACCCGGCCAGTTCAAAAAAACCACAGAGGGCCACCACACCTGCTGCTATGAGTGCAGCGACTGTGCTGAAAACCAGTACTCCAACAGCACGG ACATGGACCAGTGCTACGCGTGTGACAGCAGCACAGAGTGGGCAGAGCCTGGGAGTTCGATGTGTATGCCAAAGACTCTGGATTACTTCCCCTGGAGTGACGGCTTTGCCGTGGTGCTGTTATCTCTGGCTGGTATTGGAGTGCTGGTGGTTGGCCTGGTGTCGTTCCTGTTCTTCTGGTACCGCGAGTCTCCCGTGGTCAAGGCTGCCGGCGGCCCCCTCTGCCACCTGATCCTCCTCTCCCTGCTGGGCAGCTTCGTGAGCGTGACGTTCTTTGTGGGGAAGCCGACCGACACTCACTGCAAAGTGAGGCAGGTGCTGTATGGGATGAGCTTCAcgctgtgtgtgtcctgcatcCTGGTGAAGTCCCTGAACATCCTGCTGGCCTTCCAGATGAAGCTGCTCCTGCAGCAGGTGCTACGGCGGCTCTACAAGTCCTACGTGGTCGTGTGTGTCTGCACGGCCCTGCAGGGAGTGATCTGCACCTCCTGGCTCCTCCTCAAGAGCCCACACAAAAccttcaccctctacaccaagTTCATCCTGGAAGAGTGTGACGAAGGGTCAAACGAGGCGTTTGCGGTGATGCTGGGATACATCGCTCTGCTGGCTCTTCTGTGCTTCATCATTGCTTTCCAGGGTCGGAAACTTCCAGAGAAATACAACGAAGCAAAGTTCATCACTTTCGGCATGCTGGTCTACCTTATGGCCTGGGTCATCTTCATTCCCATCTACATCAACACCGATGGGAAGTATCTACCTGCTGTGGAGATGGTGGTTATCCTCATCTCAAACTACGGCATTCTAAGCTGCCACTTCCTTCCAAAATGCTATAATATCATCTTCAGAAAGACCTACAACACCAGAGATGCCTTCATGAAGAACATTTATGAGTATTCTACAAAGTGCACCTATAATGTTGGGGACATGATCCAACCTGAGATACAGAAATGTGCAGGACATTCTTACTACTCCACAACAAGCCCACCATACATCACTACAATCCCAGCGGCAGAAACTAAACTGGATACGAGGCCCAAACTAGCATATCAAAACTACACAAAAACCACCACTCCCCAAAGCCAGCTTGAACTCATTCGGAAACGAGCATTAAGCATATAA